CGCCTTGTAGCGACGCGACCAGTTGGTCGGCTCTTCGGTGAACGGTGCGCGGAGCACCTCGAACACCTTGTCGAGCCCCTCCTGGCCGATCACGTCACGAACGCCCACGAGATCGACGTTGTCCGCGGGAACCTCAATGGTGAGGTCGCCCTGCGTGACGTTGAGCTTGAGGTAGGTCTTCTCTTCGCCCTTGATGACTCGGGTCTTGACTTCGGTGATGGTCGCCGCACCGTGGTGCGGGTAAACGACCGTTTCTCCGACAACGAATTGCATGGGTGGTGGTCCTTCCGCAGAACTCCTATTCTACCACAGGAATTTCTCAGCAAGCCGCCCCGTCTGTCGGGCGTTCGCCGGGGCAGCGCGCGCCCGCGAAGCGTCGCCACGCCCGCTAGACTGGTCGAGGTCGCGCCCACGCAGGCGGGCTATGCCCGGCCAGCGACCGCCGAATAGACGACGGGCACTGGAGGCATTTCGTGAAAACTCGCATGGCGGCAACCCTCGCGCTCGCCGCCGCGGTCATGGTCGGTGTGAGCGGTTGCACCTTCTCGGCGAACATCGCCACGCAGAAGGAGTATGACCCGTCAGACGGTGTCGGCACCACCATCGAACGGGTCTCCGTGCGCAACGTGATGCTGATCGGCGAGTCGAACGACGAGCTCAACCTCGTCATGACGGTTGCGAACAACTCCGACGAGCAGCAGACGCTCTCGGTGCAGTGGGAGGCCGGCGGCACCCGCGAGACCGAGACGGTCACCCTCGAGCCGCTCGGCCTGACGCGCGTCGGCGGCCCCGACGACGAGCAGTCGATCATCGTGACCGGCACCGGTGCGACGATGGGCGGCCTGTACCCGATCTTCTTCACCTACGGCGACGCCGAGGGCAGCGAGATCCTCGTGCCGGTGCTCGACGGCACGCTGCCCGAGTACGAGCTCTTCGTTCCCTCCGCGATCGAGCGCTAAGCCTCGAAGCGATAGCCGAGGCCGCGAACGGTCACGAGCATCCGCGGGTTTGACGGGTCGGGTTCGATCTTCGACCGGATTCGCTTGACGTGCACGTCGAGCGTCTTCGTGTCACCGAAATAGTCGGCACCCCACACCCGGTCGATCAACTGACCGCGCGTGAGCACGCGCCCGGCGTTGCGCAGCAGCAGCTCGAGCAGCTCGAATTCCTTGAGCGGCATGGCCACCTCGCGGCCGTCGACCATGACCTGGTGCCGGTCGACGTCCATGCGCACGCTGCCGGCCTCCAGCACGCTGTCGTCGAGGTCGTCTTCGTCGACCCGGCGACGCAGAACGGCACGGATGCGCGCCAACAGTTCGCGCGTCGAATACGGCTTCGTGACGTAGTCGTCGGCCCCCAACTCAAGCCCCACGACGATGTCGACCTCACTGTCCTTCGCCGTCAGCATGATGATCGGCACGCTGGAGCGCTGACGAAGTTCGCGGCACACCTCGGTGCCGGGAATGCCGGGCAGCATGAGGTCGAGCAGCACGAGGTCGGCACCGGCGCGGTCGAACTCGATGA
The sequence above is a segment of the Microcella alkaliphila genome. Coding sequences within it:
- a CDS encoding response regulator transcription factor → MTRILIVEDEASLSEPLSYLLTREGYETQVAADGVEALIEFDRAGADLVLLDLMLPGIPGTEVCRELRQRSSVPIIMLTAKDSEVDIVVGLELGADDYVTKPYSTRELLARIRAVLRRRVDEDDLDDSVLEAGSVRMDVDRHQVMVDGREVAMPLKEFELLELLLRNAGRVLTRGQLIDRVWGADYFGDTKTLDVHVKRIRSKIEPDPSNPRMLVTVRGLGYRFEA
- a CDS encoding CarD family transcriptional regulator, whose translation is MQFVVGETVVYPHHGAATITEVKTRVIKGEEKTYLKLNVTQGDLTIEVPADNVDLVGVRDVIGQEGLDKVFEVLRAPFTEEPTNWSRRYKANLEKLASGDVIKVSEVVRDLWRRDQDRGLSAGEKRMLAKARQILISELALAEKTDEEKASSVLDEVLAS